The following proteins come from a genomic window of Nicotiana tomentosiformis chromosome 12, ASM39032v3, whole genome shotgun sequence:
- the LOC104112932 gene encoding uncharacterized protein, whose protein sequence is MESECFPRKLRYDISMSKRTRKSPVNIKEEAIKSPQHPQQLINSVESREDVNVEEKGVISNEEEEEDQKKSLKQLIEGRGTSLGHHFTEEEKQLQLVVKQPEGSLMNGLKFKQMVSRYTKVLSHMIKLKRKKPASFGLKMQVHNKPTS, encoded by the coding sequence atgGAAAGTGAATGTTTTCCAAGAAAACTGCGTTATGATATTAGTATGTCAAAAAGAACAAGAAAATCACCAGTGAATATCAAAGAAGAAGCTATCAAAAGCCCCCAGCACCCTCAACAATTGATCAATTCAGTGGAAAGCAGAGAAGATGTGAATGTAGAAGAAAAAGGGGTAATTAGTaatgaagaggaagaagaagatcagaagaAGAGTTTGAAGCAGCTGATTGAAGGCAGAGGAACTTCTTTGGGGCACCATTTTACCGAAGAAGAAAAGCAACTTCAGTTGGTAGTGAAACAGCCAGAAGGAAGTTTGATGAATGGATTGAAATTCAAGCAAATGGTGAGTCGTTATACCAAAGTTTTAAGTCACATGATTAAGCTCAAGAGAAAGAAGCCTGCATCTTTCGGATTGAAAATGCAGGTCCATAATAAGCCTACATCTTGA
- the LOC104112933 gene encoding uncharacterized protein — MDLSSKRTPSIVVEEFLTFGSNTSPMTNDSPKHEEDKHSQNIIIHGEKLENHSSSKKEAEKKKVDYQNQNEQNNSATITSDNSTFSKSRRNSSGAFNIFRNFITCGAVETNDSSIITMNRTNMPSFRASNDKSTSLFMEFCESENFVASQQRLLSTDWDTQPTNGRKSCNGANASSKEKTEFGSNKSFSAAYKPLKYPNCS; from the exons ATGGACTTATCAAGCAAAAGAACCCCATCAATTGTTGTAgaagaatttctaacttttggCTCTAATACATCTCCAATGACTAATGATTCTCCCAAGCATGAAGAAGATAAACATTCACAAAACATAATCATACATGGTGAAAAacttgagaatcattcttcttcGAAGAAGGAGGCCGAAAAGAAGAAGGTTGATTATCAGAATCAAAATGAACAAAACAATAGTGCCACAATTACTTCGGATAACTCAACATTTAGTAAGAGCAGGAGAAATTCCAGTGGAGCTTTTAATATTTTTCGGAACTTCATTACTTGTGGAGCTGTGGAGACCAATGACTCCTCCATAATTACCATGAATCGAACAAATATGCCTTCCTTTAGAGCTTCCAATGACAAATCGACTAGTTTGTTCATGGAGTTTTGTGAAAGTGAGAATTTTGTAGCGTCTCAACAAAGGTTATTAAGCACTGATTGGGATACTCAACCAACTAATGGAAG GAAAAGCTGTAACGGGGCGAATGCTTCCTCCAAGGAGAAGACTGAATTTGGTAGCAACAAATCATTTTCTGCTGCTTACAAACCTCTTAAGTACCCCAATTGCTCGTAA